The genomic stretch CTGTATTCGTTTTGTGCAGCTGTACTGTATTAGCGTTGCTGATGCCATGAAGAAAACCACCAGCAGGGCTGGTATTCTGCATAGACAGCCAGGCATCCCAGGTACTGATAGAGCTGCGCATACCTATTCCCACCACGGTAAAGGGGTTGGCGTTGATCAATCCCAGGTTGGCCGTGAAATCCATATAATCATCCGTGCCATCGAACTGGTAGGCTGGATTGAAGTTAACCCCGGGATTTTGCAGGAGCGCCTGGTTGGCAATAGTGGGCTGTACGGCATTCATATCGTTGCCGCTGTAATCGTACCAGGTATCGCCGCCTGACAGTTCATCGTCTGCACGTAACCAGAGGGTCACGCCGCTGTTGACAAAGCCGGGGCCCCTGATCTCCTTGGCAAAGGTGAAATAGGCGCCATCCGGCAGCAGGTCACTATTAATGGTAAGAGTACTGTCTGCATTGAGCAGGAGCTCCTGGTCGATGGTTGCAAAACTTGCATCCGCATTGCTGATCAGCAGGTAAGTATTGGAAGCCCCGCTGAAGAGCTTGAGGGTGATATTGCGATCGGACCAGTTGGTCTTGTCCACTTTCCATACCCGGGGCATGCGCAGGGAAGCGCGATCGCCGGATACATTGCTGGTATAGGTGATGGCGCCGGCATTATCGGCCCATACCAGGAAAGACCTGTCATTAGTTATGGTATCCGTATTCTCCGCATTGCTGATCGCCAGGGCATTGCCCACAGCCATAGCAATGAGGTTGCCACTGGCTGCCGTATTGATACTGCGGCTCTGCTTCTGTTCCAGCGTACCGTTGGAGTCCAGGCCGATACCGGTTATATTATTCTTATAGATACCATTGGCTGCTGCATCCCAGATCTTCACCACGCCATCGCTGGCCAGGTAATCAGTTGCCGTGGTCTGGTCCAGCGTAATGCCGTATTTCAGGGCTACATAGCTGTTGACCTGCAGGCGTTCGGTGGCTGTCAGCTTGCGATTATACATGATGACCTCCGACAGGGAGCCATTGAAAACTGAGCTATGCCCCGCGCCAATATAGTTAGTGGGAGCGCTGGAGACCTGCGCCAAAGAAGTGGTAAAGGCAGAAGGCCCCAGCATCACCCTGGCATCCAGTGAGGCTGTCCAGCTGTTGGCAGCGGTATTGATATTCAGGATGGCTGGTAATGCCATGTTTTTTGTACCAAAGGAGAAAGCCCTGCGGGCATTAGTGCCCCAGTGCAGGTACATATTGTTATCTGTCCAGCGGTAATGCACGGCTGTGGCGGCACTGGTGCCACCCAACTGGTAAGGGAAGCTGGCAACATTGTTGACTGCGGAGGATTGTACGGAGAAGATCTCCCCTGCCGTATACGCATTGGTAAAGAGACTTGCCGACCGGAAATAGTTATTGCCGGCTATCCGCAGCGAGGGATTATAGTTCATATCCACAGGCAGTACAGTAATGGCATTGCCGTTATTCCTGTACCAATCCCGCTGGGAGGGACCATCATCTATCCAGTTGGTAACGGCCGTGCCGCTCAGCAGCACGCCTTCATCCGCCTTGGTCCAGACCACCAGTCCATTCAGCACGCCGCCCGGCTTACGCTGCTCGCGGCCAAAACTGAAGTAGGCCCCATCCGGTATATCGGCGGAATTGATGGTCACGGTGCCGGTCTTGCTGAGGCGCAGCTCCCGTGTGATAGTAGCAAATGTGGGATCAGTACTGATCAGCAGGAAATTATTATCCTTTCCGTTCTGCAGGCTGAAAGTGATGTCATGATCGGACCAGTTGGTCTTTTTCACTTTCCAGCGGCGGGTCATCCGCAGGTTGCTGTATTCGCCGGCACTGAAGGCCGTGCTGAAAGTAGCAGCGGTACTGTCGTTACCCCATATAAAGGCGGAGAGGTTATTAGCAATACTGTCCGCATTATCCTTATTGGTAGCTGCCAGCGCAGCCCCCATGGAAATGCTCACTACCTCATCCGGCAGTGAAGCACGCGCCTGGCGCTGGTGCAGTACGGAGAGATTATCTCTTACCAGTGCAGCGATCTCTTTGGAGAAAGCAGCATTGGCGGTTACATCCCATACCGGCGTCCCGCTGCTCAGGATATAATTGCTTTTCATGGCTATACCGTACTTCATCGCCATATACGACTGCACTTTCTGCAATTCCAGCGGCGTCAGTTCCCGGTTATAAGTAAACACTTCGGCAAAATCAGTTTCGGCCATATACTGCCAGGTTCCCTGTCCATTGGCATTGGGTCCATAGCTACCGCCAATAAACCATTGGGTAATGGCAAAATTTCCTTTGCCGGCTATAGTAGTGGTACCCATATTGGCGGCATTGTAATAACCGGTATTGACATTACCGTTAGTGACGGCAGTAAACAAACCGGCTTTATTGAAAGCCGTGACACCTGTAGTTCCAGGGATAACCGGGTGCAGGGCTGTACCACCGCGGTGTGCCGCAATACTATTGGCGCCGTTGCGGTGAAATTCGATCTTACCTTTGTTATTGTTATAATCCCAGGAGCCCTGTGCATAAAGCACATAATAGCGATCCCCTGCAGCAGAAGCAGAAAGCGGATTGAATACGGCTACAGAGGTGGAAGTATTGGTAGACAACCATACCGGTGTACCAGCAATATGCCCCCGGATCATGTCCCCGTCAATATCAGCCACAGGGTTAAAGTTGATACCATTCAATTTTGTGAGCGGGTTGTTCCAGACAGTAGTAGCACCGGGACCGCCGCCGCCACTGAACTCTTCCCAACCGGTGATCACCTGGCCGGTGCTGGCAGGCTCGGCGCCGGCCACAGAGATATCCTCACCACGCAACCAGAGCGTAATCCCGGCATTGACGCCGGCAGGACCATTAGGCCGTATGGCCATCCTGGCACCGAACTCGGAAGTACCGCAATTATTGTTCAGTTTCAGCGTAGCCGTCCAGAACCCATAAGGGGCCGCCTGGATCTCGGAAAAGCTGCCGGTGATACCGGTCAGCGTATTATTACCGGAAGAAAGACCGGTACGGGTAGTGACATAGTGCTGACCACCCGACCCTTTGATACCGGCCTCATTGGAGAACAGCTCAAGGGAACAGTTACCGGTTCCGCAGATGGCCGGCATTTTAACCACTACAGTATATACACCCGTGGAAGTCTCTGCCGAAGAAAGGATCTGCGGGGTATTGGCTCCTTCATAATTACAGTTGGCCGTGGAGTTTTCAATGCCCAGGCCCTGGTTATTATAAATGCTGTTCTGGGTGATGATCACCTTGTTGTTCCATTGGGTACGGATAGCCCCATTGCTGGTCTTTGTATTATAAATGATGTTCTTGCTGATGGTAAAATTGGGCAACACATAGGTAGTGGCATTGCCCGGGCGGACCAGGATAGCATTGCCATTGTTATCACTGAATGTATTTTCTGTGATCAGTACTGGCGCTGCATCACCCGTGACAGCCCTGGCCAGGAAATCAATGCCTCCCTGCCCGTTGGTGCCGGAGCCATTCTTTGTAAAGCTGTTACCCCTGATCAGGATATTGTCATGATCATTGGTCCCATCTTCCTTACCAAAATAAATGGCCTTTATATCTATCTCGTTGAAGACCGAATTGCTGATAGTAACATTCTTATTGGCTGTACCTATCATATACAGGCCATAATCCCCATCATTAGTGGAGCCGCGCATATCAGCATCAAACACGCAACTGTCCACCAGGACAGTATTGACATTTGAATTGAACCGGACAAAAGTAGCGCCGGTATAACCATCCAGGTTATCGAACCGGCTGTTCTTGATCCGGAAATTATTGGCCACCCCGGTTACGTAAATGCTGTACAGCTCATTGTCGCGGAACAGGCTGCTGTCAATGAGTACATTGGTGGCGGTTGTAGTAAAGTAGATACCATAATCGCCATCATCTGCTGTAGCGGGATCATCGGTGTCAATGGTACTGTTCCTGAGGGTAAAGCCATTGACCGCGGCCTGGAAATGGATACCTCTTCCTTTGGCGCCAAGACCATTGGCAATCTCCAGGCTGTCGATCAGCAGGTTGGTCACCGCGCCGGTGAAATACAGGGCCTGGTAATTGTCCTGTCCATGCCAGGAGCGCACATTTTTGATGGTCATGTTGGTAGAAGCCGCATTGACAAATATCGACCTGTTGGCATAGTGAACGCCGGTCTGGGTAAAGACCAGGTTCTGCAGGGTGATATTGCTGAGTGCAGCTGTGATCAGCACCGGCTCCAGGCCGGTATTCCGGATAGCCATATTCCGGACGGTGCTTCCGCCGGATCCAGCCCCCAGCACAATCAGGCCAACGGTGTTGTCCCCGCCAGGTCCGCTGATAGTGATCTTATTTTCCCCGTCAATGGTTACCTGCCGGGTAATGGTGGGCAGCGAACTGGTGATATTGATCACCCCCGTTACCGAAAAGGTAATGGTATGTGGCGCGCCGGCAGCATTGGCATTGGCGTCCAGGATGGCCTGTCGCAAACTGCCGGCGCCGGCATTGGCGCCATTGCTGACCACATAGTCGTTGGCCGAAACATGCAAGGAAATAAATAGTGTGAGCAATAAGATAAGGCAGCGGACAAGATTAGGCAGTCCGGTGCCAGGCTGAAGGGGTAAAGTCTTCCGCATAGAATATATTGAACTTTTAATAAACAGGGATACAAACAACAAACCCGGCTGGTGATCCACCAGCCCATCATTTCATATGGGGCCTTTCATTCCGGGATTTTCTGTAGGATACGAGATACCCAACGAAAGTAGCATTGCTTTTTTTTATCACGTGTAGGTATAGTTTCAACTTTACGTAGTAGTTGTTCTACCAAATAAGAAACCTGTAGCAGTGCTGCTACAGGTTTGCTAAGTAGTATTCCTGTTTTTTAATAGTAGCTGTTCCTACATTCGGTTATTGATCATAGTAAGTAGCTTATCAGAATATCTTCAGCCCTGTATTGATCAGCAGGCAGTAACTGACAAAGAATACCAGGGCGAGGGAGAGGGATAAAGCGAAATATTTCACCAGGGGCCGGCTGCTTCTTTTAAAAGGCCACAGAAAAATCAGGTTAAAGAGAAAACTTACCAGCGCCAACACAAAGTTGGCCAGCACCAGGATGGCCGTAAAGATGATGGCAAAGACAGCAGGCTGCAGCACAATACCGGATGCCAGGCCATAAAGCGCTCCCATCCCGCCCGCCAGCAGCACCAGCCAACCGCCATAGACCAGCCCTTTTTTAGCATGCAGCCAGAAATACGTCATCATGCATAAAGGCGTCGGCTCCACTGCTGCTGCTTTCCGGGGAAGGTTCGCCGGTAATCCCTTAGCTTCCCGTTCCGCTGCTTTTTGTGCGCTGCGCCGCTGCTTTTTATAGCGGGGCCACCAGATGATAAAGCCTGTTATAAATAATACCAGCGGCAGGAGGCCGGCCAGCAAGGCAAGGATCTGCGTGGGTCTGCCGCCAAAGCTGCCATAGTGGATCGGCGTCAGCCAGCTGAGATAGGCATTGCCCACATTCGGGAAATCCGTTCTGCTGTTGAGCAGCACTTTACCACTATACTGATCAATCATGACCATCTCTCTTTTTCCCGTCTTTGGCAGGCCGGGCCCCAGCATGTCCAGCCGGAAATTACCTACGCTGTCTGCCGGAAAGGCAATGCCGCCTACCCTTGCATCGGGCAGTTGCTCCTGCCCAATGGCCAGTATCCTGGACAGGGGCAGCTGGCTGGCTGTATCACTATATACAGAACGGGCGCCCAGCACCTGGGCTACTCCCTGGGGCGACTGGCCGCTCAACAAAAACAACAGCGGCACCACCAGCATAGAGAAAGTGATACAGACGCCTGTCAATGATAACAGCGCTACTACCGGTGAAGAATAAAAACCCAGCACATTGTGCCAGTCGTAATTCTGCCGTTTAGCACTGTTCCTGAAATTGACGGTCAGCACCGATTTCAGCAGCCGCCATTTTTGCGGGATCCATAGCCGCAGTCCGGTAATGGTCAGGATCAGCAGGATCAAGGTGGAAAAGCCCACAATATACCTGCCCACTACCGGCACCAGCAGGCTGCGGTGGATATCCGTCACCACGTGAACAAAAGCGCTTTCATAAATGCGTTTTCCGCTCAGCGCTGCTGTATAGGGATTGATGAAGAACTCTTCTTCCGTTTTAAAATTCAGGAACCGGTAGGCGGCCGTAGCGCTGGTATCGGATTCATAGAGATAGTCGAAGGACAGATCGGGATATTTTTCCCGGACAAGTGGTACTATATCTCCCAGCGGTATCTTTTTCTGCTGCGCCAGCACACTGAACAATTCCTTATTAAGCGCCTGGTCAATCTCATCCTCAAATACCAGGATGCTGCCAGTGACGCCTACAACAGAGACAATCAGTCCGGCAAAGATACCGAGGTACAGGTGCCATTTGCCCCACCAGCGCTGCTGGTGTTTAGCCCATTGCAGGGCCCGCCGCTTTTTGGGTTTTGCCGGCTTGTTTGTTTGTGCAATTATTTCCGTTTCCATGGAGTCAGCAAAACTATCGGGCGCCCTGTCCCAGGCCACCCGCTTTTGGGAATTTTTGTTTACGGGAAAAGAAAAAAGGAGGATGCCCTGTGAACTTTTTCACTACGGCAGAGAAATACTGCTGGGAAGAAAAATTCAGCTCATAGGCCAGGCCCTTCAGCGAGACGCCCGGATCGGCCGCTATGCGTTCCAGGGCCAGCTGCACCCGCCGCCTCTGTACATAATCCAGCGGCGTATAGCCACTCAGTTCCTTGAACCAGGCTTTGAACCGGGACTCTGATAGATTTGCCTCCCGGGCCAGCATGGATATGCTGACCTCTTCAGTGAGGCGGCTTTCTATCCATTGTAATACCTGCTGCAACCGGGCATTGTCTGTAGGCTGCTGCTTTGTATCCCTTTTTTCCAGTACGGCCAGCAGGAACTGCTGCACCAGCAGCCGCAGGCGGATAGCCAGGATATTTTTATCCAGGCGGGTATTACTGCCACGCTGCCTCCTGGCAGCACGTTCAGTTTCATCGGTATTTTTAACGCTGCCGATTTTTTTTGTATTGCCAGCTTCCTGGTAACTCCCGGGCGACTGGCCGCGCATCAGCATAAAAATAGCCTCCAGGTATTTCTTCAGCTCGCTGCTGCCACGGAAATGTCTTTTTTGGGGACGAACCAATTGCTGCAACAGGTAGTCCACGCCGGCATCCGGCCCGCTGCGGACCGAAGCGCCGGGCATTTGGAGGATCAGCCAGTACAAGCGCCCCTTCTCTTCCGGAAAACCACCGGAGCCATGTTCCTCACCCGGAAAATGAATGAACACATCCCCGCCCTTCACCACGTACTGCTCCTTACCTACCGCAAAGAGCTGGCTGCCCTTCTCATAATAACAGATCTCCATCATGCCAGGGTGGCGGTGGGCCTGGAGGTCTTTTTCCGCCCGCTGGTACTGGTAGCGGCCAAGCACACAGAGCCGGGCGATATGCATGGACCGGAAATCAAGAATGGTCCTGTTACGGGTGCTATGGATATCCAACTGCAATGAAAAGTTCTTTACTCAAAGATAGACCATTTATGCTATAGTACTATGATATAAACCTGTACAGTACTTTTTATGCGAAGCCCGTAATTTACAGGACACCTTTTTTTATCATCAACAATTGTATGCTATGGGCGCTCCCTTTCAACTGACGCCCGGGCAGATAGCGGCCTACCATGAACAGGGCTACCTGGTAGTGGAGCAGCTGCTATCCCCGGAAGAACTGCAGCAGTATCAACAGGTCTATGATGATTTCCTCAGTGGCGCCATTGCCGTGGGCGGCAACCGGAGCGATCTGGGCCAGGGGCTGGGCGATAACAAGAAAGTAGAGAACATCACGCAGATCATGTGGCCCAGCGATTTTGTGGAAGGTATGGCGGACCAGCCCTATCACCTGCGGGCCCTGCAGATAACGCAGCAGCTGGAAGGAAAAGATATGGCCATGGATTTTGACATGCTGATCAACAAAGCGCCATTTACCAATACACCCACGCCCTGGCACCAGGATGCAGCTTACTGGATCAATATGCCTGATAAGCGGGCCCTGAGCTGCTGGCTGGCCCTCGATGACGCTACCCTCGATAATGGCTGTATGTGGTATGTCCCGGGCTCGCACCTAAAGCTGCTAAGAGCGCATCAGAGCGCCAGCAAGGGCGGCGCCCTGGTCTGTGATGCCAGCGAGGAGGAAGGACTGGGCATTGAGATAAAAGCAGGGACGGCCATCCTGCATCACGGGCAAACCCTGCATTACAGTCGCGGCAACAGCACGGCCAGCCAGCGGCGGGCCTTTATCATCAATTACCGGCCTGAAGCGATGATTGCGCTGGAACGCGCCCAGGGCTTTGACCATGGCCGCAGCGGCAATGCGGGAGACAGGAAGGTGCGGCAGTAAGGCCTTTTAACGGCCCGTCTCCCCGGCATCCACTCGCATACGGATTTATGCATTCAGGAAACAGGTATTGCGACAGAGAATTCTTTTGTCGTAGTACCTGCTTCTTTTTTATAATACTATCAGTAAACGAACTATATAAAGATGCATCCGCTGAAATATATTTTATTGTTTGCGCTTATACGTTAGTTTAATATATTTGCCTGCCTATATGCCAGACGCACCCGCAATAATTACCACCACCGCTCCACCATCCCCCTGAAGCCGGCGTTGATTCAACTACCTGCAGTATTTGTCCATACGGGAGGCAGGCGACATTCCGGCGGCAACAATCGGCAAAGGACACCCCAGGACGCAGAAAAAAAGAATGGCTTACTTACAAAAAAACATTATTTTTACATCCGACAAGTGTATTAATACACAATACACCTGTCACAACAGCGGGCTACAGATCATGATAAAGACAATTGATCACAAGGGCTTGCAGCTCTTTTTTGAGAATGGAAACGGCGCCAGGCTTCCACCTGGATATTTGACCAGGATAGCCATGATACTGGATATGCTGGATACCGTAACAGCAGAAGATGATATTAAAGAACTGGGAATGGGCGTGCACAGGTTAACGGGTGACAGAGCAGGCTTCTGGTCTGTGAAGGTCAGCCCTAATTACCGGATCATCTTTCGGCTGTACAAGGGCGATATTTTTGACATTGATTATGTGGATTACCACTAAAAAAGGAGGATTCAATATGGTAAAACGTGGGCTACCCCCATCACATCCGGGAACAATACTGCGGGAAATATTCATGCAGGAACGTAACCTGACTGTAACTGAGCTTGCTGAAGGATTAGGCATGACAAGGGCCAACCTTTCCGCTATTCTGAATATGCGTGCAGGCATCAGCCCTGAAGTGGCAGTAAAACTATCGGAAGCCTTTGGCAACACCGCCCAGTTCTGGATCAACTTACAAACTAATTATGAACTATGGCACGCCGAAAAAAAAGTGAAGCGTTCAGCTATCCGGCATTTCCGCCTGCCAGCTGATAAAAAGCAGGCTACCCGTGCATAGGCTTGCCTTCGCACAGATCAATGAAAGGGTATTTGCTCCTGGACAAGGCACGCCCAGGGGTTTGACCATGGCCGCAGCGGCAATGCGGGAGACAGGAAGGTGCGGCAGTAAGGCCTGGTCAGCGGGCCGTTTCCGCTGCGTCCAGCAGTTCCAGCTCCTGTTCAGTAAATACCCGGGAGCGAACAAAAAAGCGCATGCCCAGCGGTATCTCCAAAGAGAAGCTGCTACCCCTGCCGGGCGTAACATCCAGGATCAGCTGGGTATGTTTCCAGTATTCAAACTGGTCGCGGGCCATATAGAACCTGCAGCCTGCCACTTCGCCCAGGCAGATATCGCTGTTCCCGGTTTTGAACTCCCCGGCTTCAAAACACATAGGCTGGGAGCCATCACAGCAACCACCGCTCTGGTGGAACATCAGCGGCCCATGTTTGCGTTGCAGGATATCTATCAGTTCAAGGGCCTTATCTGTTGCTTTTACACGTTGTATACTCATAATATGCCTTTTTAGAAAAGATAAACAGCGGCCTTCCAGCCGCTGTTATCATTGCCTGCTCTTGCGTGTAACTGTCTTACTTTTTTAGAAAAATCCCAGTTTATGTTTGTCATAGGAGATCAACATATTCTTTGTCTGGCGATAATGGTTCAGCATCATCTTATGTGTCTCCCTGCCAAAGCCTGATTTCTTATAACCGCCAAACGGTGCATGCGCGGGATAGGCATGGTAACAATTGACCCATACCCGGCCGGCATGGAGCGAGCGGGGCACCTGATACAGTTCATGTGCATCCCTTGTCCATACGCCGGCGCCCAATCCATATAATGTATCATTGGCCAGCTCAATGGCTTCTTCTGTTGTTTTGAAAGTGGTCACGCAAACCACTGGTCCAAAGATCTCTT from Candidatus Pseudobacter hemicellulosilyticus encodes the following:
- a CDS encoding PepSY-associated TM helix domain-containing protein — its product is MAWDRAPDSFADSMETEIIAQTNKPAKPKKRRALQWAKHQQRWWGKWHLYLGIFAGLIVSVVGVTGSILVFEDEIDQALNKELFSVLAQQKKIPLGDIVPLVREKYPDLSFDYLYESDTSATAAYRFLNFKTEEEFFINPYTAALSGKRIYESAFVHVVTDIHRSLLVPVVGRYIVGFSTLILLILTITGLRLWIPQKWRLLKSVLTVNFRNSAKRQNYDWHNVLGFYSSPVVALLSLTGVCITFSMLVVPLLFLLSGQSPQGVAQVLGARSVYSDTASQLPLSRILAIGQEQLPDARVGGIAFPADSVGNFRLDMLGPGLPKTGKREMVMIDQYSGKVLLNSRTDFPNVGNAYLSWLTPIHYGSFGGRPTQILALLAGLLPLVLFITGFIIWWPRYKKQRRSAQKAAEREAKGLPANLPRKAAAVEPTPLCMMTYFWLHAKKGLVYGGWLVLLAGGMGALYGLASGIVLQPAVFAIIFTAILVLANFVLALVSFLFNLIFLWPFKRSSRPLVKYFALSLSLALVFFVSYCLLINTGLKIF
- a CDS encoding AraC family transcriptional regulator, with the translated sequence MQLDIHSTRNRTILDFRSMHIARLCVLGRYQYQRAEKDLQAHRHPGMMEICYYEKGSQLFAVGKEQYVVKGGDVFIHFPGEEHGSGGFPEEKGRLYWLILQMPGASVRSGPDAGVDYLLQQLVRPQKRHFRGSSELKKYLEAIFMLMRGQSPGSYQEAGNTKKIGSVKNTDETERAARRQRGSNTRLDKNILAIRLRLLVQQFLLAVLEKRDTKQQPTDNARLQQVLQWIESRLTEEVSISMLAREANLSESRFKAWFKELSGYTPLDYVQRRRVQLALERIAADPGVSLKGLAYELNFSSQQYFSAVVKKFTGHPPFFFSRKQKFPKAGGLGQGAR
- a CDS encoding phytanoyl-CoA dioxygenase family protein gives rise to the protein MGAPFQLTPGQIAAYHEQGYLVVEQLLSPEELQQYQQVYDDFLSGAIAVGGNRSDLGQGLGDNKKVENITQIMWPSDFVEGMADQPYHLRALQITQQLEGKDMAMDFDMLINKAPFTNTPTPWHQDAAYWINMPDKRALSCWLALDDATLDNGCMWYVPGSHLKLLRAHQSASKGGALVCDASEEEGLGIEIKAGTAILHHGQTLHYSRGNSTASQRRAFIINYRPEAMIALERAQGFDHGRSGNAGDRKVRQ
- a CDS encoding type II toxin-antitoxin system RelE/ParE family toxin, with the protein product MSIREAGDIPAATIGKGHPRTQKKRMAYLQKNIIFTSDKCINTQYTCHNSGLQIMIKTIDHKGLQLFFENGNGARLPPGYLTRIAMILDMLDTVTAEDDIKELGMGVHRLTGDRAGFWSVKVSPNYRIIFRLYKGDIFDIDYVDYH
- a CDS encoding HigA family addiction module antitoxin, giving the protein MVKRGLPPSHPGTILREIFMQERNLTVTELAEGLGMTRANLSAILNMRAGISPEVAVKLSEAFGNTAQFWINLQTNYELWHAEKKVKRSAIRHFRLPADKKQATRA
- a CDS encoding DUF779 domain-containing protein, which produces MSIQRVKATDKALELIDILQRKHGPLMFHQSGGCCDGSQPMCFEAGEFKTGNSDICLGEVAGCRFYMARDQFEYWKHTQLILDVTPGRGSSFSLEIPLGMRFFVRSRVFTEQELELLDAAETAR